In Bradyrhizobium sp. 195, the sequence GAGGCGGTCATCTCGCCGGCCGAGATCTTCTCGATGATCTTGTTCCGGACCAGGACGCTGGATGGCGCGGAGAGCGAGCCACCCTTGCCATCGAATATCCGGACGTTGCGGAACAGGACGGTGGACTCCTGCTGTGCCGAGGACGGTGACGGCAGGCCCAGGATCGCGCTGGCAAGGCCAAGCACTGCGGCGGCCCGCAAGAGCCCCCTTTGCGCCGTGCGGCGCAAGGAGCAGCCCACTCGGTACGCGGCGGGCGCGAAACAGACCTGCGAGTTGGTTCCGCCGCGATTTGACTGGAATCGTCGCGGAGCCTCGTCGACCAGCAACCCCACCGTCTCAGGACCGGGCCGGCGGCCGGTCGAGACGCAGGCCGTCTCTTGTTCGTCATTCAGAGCACGCGCCATGGCACCACTCCGCAGAACGGATTCAACTGTGTCGGCTCCGTTCTAGAACTCGACGTTCCGGCGCCAGTTGATTCCGCAAACTCGAGAAAGTCAATTTGCAACCAAAGAGCGATTCTGCAGCTCTCCCATACAGCTCCATAAGAGATGCGGCGCGAGCGCGATGCAGCGGGAATATTTGGCACATGTGTAAGCCTCACTGTCGCGCATGAATCGAACTCGATTCAAAAACAGACCACGACGAAGATGAAATCAACGCCAGATTGCAATGCGCCTTCGCTGGAGTACGATCATGCAGGGGCTGCGAAGGATCATGGGACGGAAGAGAGAAGAACAGCCCCACATCAAGGCATGAGGCGTAACATGGTGGCACAAACGAGTGACGGACATGTCTTTCTGATCAAGAAGCTCGGCGGGCTCTTCGCAATCATCGTAGGATGCCTGCTGACCGCAATCGGCGTGACCTTCGAATCCGGCGGCACGACCTTCTTTGGCGTTCTCTTCCTGGTGCTTGGCGCTGGTTTGTTGGTGCTGAAGATCGCCAGACGAAACGAAGGATCTTCATCGTCATAGGCCGCTATGCGGCTCGCTCGCGCCCCAAGCACTTCGGCGAGCCGCAGCTCGTCAGCGGCCGGATCCTTCAGGAACAGCTCAGCCTCGATCTCGTCCAGATGCGACAGCATCAGAAGACGGCGTGCGTCGCTTCGTGCCTCCGATCAAGAAAGTGCTTTCGCACTTGCCGAGGCGCTGGGCGAAAAGCAAGGCGCGCGTGCAGCTGACTGAAGTTTGCCATTTCACGGAATGAAACGATTTTTCTATTTCTTGACCCTCCCTCCCGCCCGTGTGACACCTCGGTCCGGCGGCCGCCGGCCGCCCAATCACACGAGGAAAAAGGGGGAGCCGACGTGCGGACACCCGCGAGAATTCTGGTTGCCGCAATTGCATGCATGACGGTGGCTGCGGCTGAAACGGCCTGGGCCGAAGCCTGGCCCACCCGGACAATCAGGATCGTCGTCTCCACGCCGGCGGGCGGGATCACTGATGCCTTTGCCCGCGCCTATGGCGACTATATTTCGCAGAAGCTCGGCCAGCCGGTCATTGTCGAAAACAAAACCGGGGCCAGCGGTGCGCTGGCGGCGCAATCGGTGAAGGATTCGCCGGCGGACGGTTACACGCTGATGTACACGATCTCGTCCACCCTGCTCGGCAACCGGCTGCTGCTGAAATCGCTGGCCTATGATCCGGACAAGGATTTCTCGATCGTCGCGGTGACGCCTTCCGGGCATCTGCCGTTGGTGGCCCATACGGCGACCGGCGCAAAGACGCTCGAAGAGTTCGTCGCGTATGCGCGCAGCAACAAGGTCACGGCCGGCTCCTACGGTATCGGCTCGTTCGCGCACATTGCGGTCGCCGAGCTCAACCGGCAATTCGGCCTCGACGTTTCCATCGTGCATTACCGCGGCGAAGCGCCGATGTGGCAGGATCTTGCAGCCGGGGTCATCCAGGCGGCGGTCGGCAGCTATCAGGCCGCGCTCCCGGTCCTCGATACCGGTGTTGGCCGCGCGATTGCCGTGCCCACGCCGGTGCGCATGAAGAAGCTTCCCGAAACCAAAACATTCGTCGAGCAAGGGGTCACCGGCAATGTCTTCCAGCTCACCAGCTTCACCACGCTGGTGGCGCCCGCCGCTACACCGGCCGACCGGATCGAACTGCTCGCCAGGCTGATGGTCGAAGGCGGCAAGACGGAGCGTGTGCAGAAGCTGCTCGATGCCTTCGGAGTGGACTCGCCGGCAATGGATCGCGCATCCTCGGTTGCGCTCTACGAAAAGGAAGGGCCGATCTGGCTCGAATCGATCAAGACTCTCGGATTGGAGCCGCAATAGTTCTGGTCGCAGCCCTCCCGAAGCGAACGCCTCGTTGAACTCACGCCCCAAGCACGTCGGCGAGCCGCAGCTCGTCGGCGGCCGGATCCTTCAGGAACAGCTCGGCCTCGATCTCGTCCAGATGCGACAGCATCTGCGCGCGCGCGGC encodes:
- a CDS encoding Bug family tripartite tricarboxylate transporter substrate binding protein, yielding MTVAAAETAWAEAWPTRTIRIVVSTPAGGITDAFARAYGDYISQKLGQPVIVENKTGASGALAAQSVKDSPADGYTLMYTISSTLLGNRLLLKSLAYDPDKDFSIVAVTPSGHLPLVAHTATGAKTLEEFVAYARSNKVTAGSYGIGSFAHIAVAELNRQFGLDVSIVHYRGEAPMWQDLAAGVIQAAVGSYQAALPVLDTGVGRAIAVPTPVRMKKLPETKTFVEQGVTGNVFQLTSFTTLVAPAATPADRIELLARLMVEGGKTERVQKLLDAFGVDSPAMDRASSVALYEKEGPIWLESIKTLGLEPQ